A section of the Tistrella bauzanensis genome encodes:
- a CDS encoding efflux transporter outer membrane subunit, with translation MPAADFSLQPVRPRGLADPHPLRRDASATARRPRRSVAAMLAAALLLSACALAPDDAPPVMDTGAGWGERGRVAAAERAAELPDTDVDADWWRNFGDPALTRLVEEALLANDDLLLAIERVTEARATARGTGAELFPSLDGSGDAARNGLSEASRASTGGVVNSFSASAALSYEVDLWGRLSNADRAARARLLQTVANRDVVRLTVAADTANAYLQMRSLDLQLEIAERTLAAREETLGLQQAQYEAGAIDALNLAQARSERESTRAQIPEIRGNRDQAENALAVLLGRSPRALIADQVERGRSLDALPEAPVPPMGLPSELLLRRPDIAAAEQNIAAAAADVGVARAGYYPRLTLTASAGQQSSELNDFLSSGASIWGLALGLTGPIFDFGRTDAQVEAAKSRFAQAAMSYRQTVRTAFREVLDALAARSAAEGQIEAQTAQIAELTRTVELARLRYDAGYADYLDVLDAERTLLNVELSRVSTRRTLYSASVDLYKALGGGWEGLAWTTGTVPTEPGTIPVSAPAETGVRG, from the coding sequence ATGCCCGCAGCTGACTTCAGCCTTCAGCCGGTCCGACCGCGCGGGCTGGCCGATCCGCATCCCCTCAGGCGCGACGCCTCCGCAACGGCGCGGCGTCCGCGCCGGTCGGTGGCGGCCATGCTTGCGGCAGCCCTGCTGCTGTCGGCCTGCGCGCTCGCCCCCGATGATGCCCCGCCGGTGATGGATACGGGGGCGGGATGGGGCGAACGCGGCCGCGTCGCCGCAGCCGAACGGGCCGCCGAACTGCCCGACACCGACGTCGATGCCGACTGGTGGCGGAATTTCGGCGACCCAGCCCTGACCCGGCTGGTGGAAGAGGCGCTGCTGGCCAATGACGACCTGCTGCTGGCGATCGAACGGGTGACCGAAGCCCGCGCGACCGCCCGCGGCACCGGTGCCGAGCTGTTCCCGTCGCTGGACGGCAGCGGCGACGCCGCGCGCAACGGGCTGTCTGAGGCCTCGCGCGCCAGCACGGGTGGCGTGGTCAACAGCTTCTCGGCCAGTGCAGCCCTGTCTTACGAGGTGGATCTGTGGGGTCGGCTGAGCAATGCCGACCGTGCCGCCCGCGCCCGATTGCTCCAGACCGTCGCCAATCGTGATGTCGTGCGCCTGACGGTCGCCGCCGATACCGCCAATGCCTATCTGCAGATGCGGTCCCTGGATCTGCAGCTTGAAATCGCGGAACGCACGCTTGCCGCCCGCGAAGAGACGCTGGGGCTTCAGCAGGCGCAATATGAAGCCGGCGCGATCGATGCGCTCAATCTGGCGCAGGCGCGGTCAGAGCGGGAATCGACCCGCGCCCAGATCCCTGAGATCCGTGGTAACCGCGATCAGGCGGAGAACGCGCTGGCGGTGCTGCTGGGCCGCAGCCCGCGCGCGTTGATCGCCGACCAGGTGGAGCGCGGCCGCTCGCTGGATGCCTTGCCCGAGGCGCCGGTCCCGCCCATGGGCCTGCCGTCGGAACTGCTGCTGCGCCGCCCCGATATCGCCGCGGCCGAACAGAACATTGCTGCCGCCGCGGCCGATGTCGGCGTCGCCCGGGCGGGATATTATCCCCGCCTGACGCTGACCGCATCAGCCGGTCAGCAGAGTTCGGAACTGAACGACTTCTTAAGCTCGGGTGCATCGATCTGGGGGCTGGCGCTGGGGCTGACCGGGCCGATCTTCGATTTCGGCCGCACCGATGCCCAGGTCGAGGCCGCGAAATCGCGCTTCGCCCAGGCTGCCATGAGCTATCGCCAGACCGTGCGCACCGCCTTCCGCGAGGTGCTGGACGCGCTGGCGGCACGCAGTGCCGCGGAAGGCCAGATCGAGGCACAGACCGCCCAGATCGCCGAACTGACACGGACGGTGGAACTGGCACGGCTGCGTTATGATGCCGGCTATGCCGATTATCTGGACGTGCTGGACGCCGAGCGGACGCTGCTGAATGTGGAGTTGAGCCGGGTCTCGACCCGCCGCACCCTGTATTCGGCCTCGGTCGACCTATACAAGGCGCTGGGCGG